Part of the Triticum aestivum cultivar Chinese Spring chromosome 4D, IWGSC CS RefSeq v2.1, whole genome shotgun sequence genome is shown below.
AGAAAAAGGAATGGAACCACGAGAGCAACCTGTCATCTTTCGTTTTGTTCTGCCACATGTACACATCGTCCAACGGAAGCAGAATGAACCTACTCCATCATCACTGCCTCTACAGAAATTGGAAGTGAAGCCATCCATTCACTCCCGGCCCCGCAGCTAGGACGACCGTCGATGATCACTGCGTCCGCGGCGTCGTCGTCGAGCAGGCGGCGGCGACGTGCCTGAGCACCGCCTTGCCGGACTCCCGCGCGAAGTGCCTCTGCCGGAGCCGCACGTAGGGGTAGCACAGCGCCGACAGCGGGTGCGCCGGCTTGGAGAAGGACACCACCTCGTACCACACCCGCTCCTCCGCGTCCACCTCCACCGAGAACCGCTCCTCCCCGGCCTGCATCCACGCAACCATGTCACACAAACCATCATCAATTTGCTGCAACTCGATCCCAACCGGAAACAGAATGCGGCAGTACCAGCAGATGGCCCTGCAGGGTGCCGCTGCCGAACGCAAacacgccgccgccaccgcctttcTCGCGCTTGCCACCATCGTAGTTGTCGTCGGTGACATACGCGATCTGCAGCGGGAACATCACCCAGGGGACCACCTCCTTGTAGCAGATGCAGAACCTCACGCCGATCTTCACCGGCGTGCCCGGCTCCGCCTCCGCCCAGCCCAGCGCCAGGTGCCTGACCAACAACAACCAACGGTTTTCAGCATTGCTGCAAACATTTACGACACTGGAGTTCAGAACAGGCCAGGCTTACTTCCAGGAGAGGAGAGCCGACTTGGCGTGGCCAAAGGCATCGGCGCCGGAGCCGACGAGGACTCGCGACCGGTTCACGGAGAAGCCGCGGTCCGCCAGCGCCCTGTCGGTGTCTTCAGAGGTTGTTAATGCGGCTGGTGATTTCGGGTGGGTGGCGCCGTGGAGATCAGCGTCGTAGTTGAAGCCGCCGGCAGCTGCGAGGCACGACTTCTGCTGCTCCGGTGTGGGGCGGCTCAGGCTCAAGAAGAGGCCTCCCCATGCCATGGTTTCTACAGAGAGTGGTGTGAGGCTGTGCGTGCTTACGGGCATGTCATAAGATGCTCATGATTGGCTTCTTGTAATGGACTAAAATAACATGCTAGACAGAATTACTAGATTTTTTCTGCTAATTTAACCACTTTAGGTGCCAGTTAACAGATGAATAATCCTGCTCCCTTAATCTGGACTATAACAAACAATCTAATTAGAGCTGCAATGGGGAAAAACATTTGCACGGCATATGAATTCCAGATGATGCATTTTATAATTTAACATCGCCTTTCATATAATCAACAAAGTGCTATAAAGCACAGCCCAAGAATTATAGCAAAGTTCATCAACTATCAACCTCTATTAACACAAGCACAGGCCAAGAATTATAGCAAAGTTCATCAACTATCAACCTCTATTAACACAGTTGTGCGCATCCAAAATATCACTGATAGCAAGTTGTGTCCATTCAGAATATCACTAATAGTAAGTATATTACATAGTGTTTGGCAGCACAATATGGGGAAGAAAAAGAAAATCCTGAGCCAACACTCAAGCAAGCTAGCTAGGTTCTGAGCTTAGTGCTGAAGTTATATTCTGACACGTTGCACGGAGGCGATGATACGAGCAGGAGGAAATTGAATGTCGTGAACTAAACTCTACCCTGAACTGTGACAGAACAACCCCACGAGTACGAATAGTCTATAGATCAAGATCTTTATTTTACCATCTAAATAAATCTCTGAACAAAAGCTTGAGGGCTGACTGAGAGCACCCAGTTAGCTGCTACAGTACAACCAAGCTCTGTTATGCTACATGATGAAGGAGAATACTCCATTACCAATATGCCCCACATCGGTCAGCTCAAATACACTCCAGCCAGTACTAAATGGAACCGAGGAGCGGCGAAGGTTCGAGCCACAGCTAGTCTGATCCACCCAACGATTTAGTTGCtcatgctctgttttctactaATAAATTCAGAAACAGAACACGGTTGCTACTTCAAGGCTACTATTCATAGTCTGATCATGTGAAACCTATTGTATCAATTCCGAGATGGATTGAAAACTGCAGGGCTACTCGGGTCGTTCTTCCTCTGGTGGATCCTAAAATTGTTGGAGATTCCTGGCATCGGACGATGTGGAAATGGGGGCAGTGAGGGCGGAGGAGTGGAGGGGGGCTGGGCTGGAGAGGGCATACATACCTGGAAACCCAAGGGAACGGAAGGCCGgtacggcgggcggcggcgaccggccGACGAGTGCTGCGGCGGTTGCGGCGACCGGCCGGTAAGAGGAACCGTGGCGAGGTCTCACAGCCTCTCAGTAGCAGCCTACTGGACGGGGAAGGGGATACCTCGATCTGAGGCCGGCCCTGTGAGTTGGCGTAGGCCCAGCTACCGGCCCAGGTTCATTCCAGTTGGACCAACCAACACATTTCTACGATTCCCAATTTTTCAAGAATAACCAACTTTTGCTGttcttttttttttaaaacaaCTTTTGCTGCTGGTTACTAAAAAAAAACTTTTGCTGCTTCCATAAAACGAACAACTTTTGTTGCAAAACTTTATTGGTCGTGATTTTAGTTTCGGTTTTGAGGTGTGTGGATGAACTATGAAGCACATAACCCTTCTGGTAATTACTGTCTGAGCCCAGGCTCAATTTGTACATCGTGAACAATAAATTCAAAAGAAATAATAATAAAATTCAGATTCTTTTGGCATCAAAGATGCTTACTGCGCTAGGTGCGTACACATTTTCAGAGCGAAATGACTTTTGAGGAGCTCTCGGTAAAAAAAAAGAGGCTCTGGATGGTGCTATTTTTCAGGTTTCTATGAGACCATCAATTTGTTTCTCTTGAGCTCCTCGAATATCCTTTCACCATGAATTTTTGCAGGCAACTAGGGCATTCGAGCATCTTTGATGTAAAAAAAAATTCAGACTTTCAAATTTCTTTACTGTCTTATTTGAATTTATAGTTTACTTCAGAGAGCAGATGCGGCACCGAATCGCCGCAGTCATAACCTTGCCAAGTTTTGTCTCGTTGATTAGGGTCGCTATCTGTGGCCCCATGACTCCTATGACCATGTCTTTCTGATTAAAGCTTGATGAATTGCTAAAAAAGAACCCAACTTTCGCTGCAACTTGAGTGGATGACTTCCCCTATGCGAAAACATCCCTCTCAGATCTTTGAGGTGCGGTggatcctcgacgatcatgttgtgcatgatcaactacatgtcatcacctcccacaaggtcttcggctcccattgtttagcaggtccacgAACAACTGTAAAACGGGCATgcagaactccaaatgccctctcgacatcctttccagctgcttcttgtctttgggcaaagtgagccTTTTTTCTAGCCATCTGGGTTAGAGATGGTGCTGACAAAGATAACCCacggaggatagataccgtcaatcAGATAGTAcatgttgtactcatgtccattgaCAGTATAGTGTCAAGGAGGAACTTATTCTTCAGTCAGCCTCGCAAACAACAGCGATTGCTgcaacacattgatgtcattgtgagacccagacatgccaaagaaagcatgccaaatccaaagatccTGTGTTGCAActacttcaagaatgatggtgggcttcttaacatgaccctgatattTCCTTTGTAAAGCCTCCAAGTagttcttccattttcaatgcatgtAGTCAAGGGATCCAAGCAAACCTGGTCACCCTCTTGCTTTTGAGATTGCTAAGAGCCTCTCGGTGTCTGCCacagttggttctctcaggtattgaggtccgaacacctcgaccacagcagttgcaaacctgaccatggaatctccgcatgtgctctcagacatccgtAGGTACTCGTCCCATGAATCGGTGGCCATGTCTTATGCAAGCGTCCGGAGTGCGgccgtgcacttctggtaaccagagaagCCAATCATTCCCATGGCGTCATCGAACAGTTGCTGGGCATGGTGAGTATAGTAGTAGCAGATGCTACCTGGCGGTGCGGTCGGAGGACAGGGGTCGAACGGTGATGGAGGAGAAGCGGGGTGGAGCCCTGCTGCAGCgctggaggtgatggagatgtAGAGTTTTGGCAGGGGTGTGGCGTCGCGGGTGGGGTGGGGAGCAGCGGCGAAGgtaagagagaaaaaaggaagaagagaaaatGGGAGGATGGAGGCGCGGGGTCCGGGAAGGGTTTTGGGTGGATCGAGGGTGTTGGAGTCCTACGTGTCtggtgtccggactcccgcaaacttCCCCTACTTAGTCTCTGGTTTGTGGGAGAAAAAGCGTCCAGACCACCCCGCGGGACCGATACATGCCCGCGTTGGATGGCTTTGACGGTCCGGACAACGCGGTTCAGACGGATGCAGGCGGTTTGCGGGTCCGCCTTGAAGATGCCCTAAGGTCCTTTTTTCGCTTTGTGCCCTCTTAGGTGGTGCTTCCAGTGCCGACGGGGTATGCGTGAAGATTATGTTCCACCGGGTTTTGTATGGAACCTGTGGTGCGTGCTGGTGCAGCCGGTGCCGCTGTGTCGAGGCTCGTGAAGTTCCGATCTACCTCTAATAGTACATGTATCTCTAAGGTGTACACGCCATGTTTTGATTTTAATAGCGCAATCAATCACTCACCCCCACCCACTCTCACGCCATCAGTAGGGTTTCTGTTTCTTCCTCTTTTTTATGTTTTGTGTCTGTTTCGGGGCGGCGAGAGACTATCACGTCCCAGAGTTGGAATAAGGCCCTTTCCCGCTTTGTCCCCGTTCGGGTGGTGCCTCTAGTGCTGGCAAAGGGTGAGTGAAGGTTATGTTCCGCCAGGTTTGTTTGGATCCCGCAGTGTGTCCTGGTGCAGCCGGTGCCACTGTGTCGAGGCTCGTGAAGTTTCGATCTACCTCTAAAAGTACATGTATCTCTAAGGTGTACACGCCATGTTCTGGTTTTAATAGCGCAATCAATCACTCACCCCACCCCCTCTCACGCCATCAGGAGGGCTTCTGTTTCTTCCTCTTTTTTATGTTTTGTGTCTGTTTTGGGGCGGCGAGAGACTATCACGTCCTAGAGTTGGAATAAGGCCCTTTCCCGCTTTGTCCCCGTTCGGGTGGTGCCTCTAGTGCTGGCAAAGGGTGCGTGAAGGTTATGTTCCGCCAGGTTTGTTTGGATCCCGCGGTGTGTGCTGGTGCAGCCGATGCCACTGTGTCGAGGCTCGTGAAGTTTCGATCTACCTCTAAAAGTACATATATCTCTAAGGTGTACACGCCATGTTATGATTTTAATAGCACAATCAATCACTCACTCCCCTCTCACGCCATCAGTAGGGCTTccgtttcttcctttttttttttttACGTTTTGTGTCTGTTCCGGGGTGGCGAGAGACGATCGCGTCCTAGAGTTGGAATAAGGTCCTTTCTCGCTTTGTCCCCGCTTGGGTGGTGCCTCTAGTTCCGACGAAGGGCGCGTGAAGGTTATGTTACATTGAATCTTGTTTGATCCTGCGGGTGTGCAGGTGCAGTCGAGGCCCGTGAAGTTTTTATCTACCTACAAAAGTACATGTATCTATAAGGTGTACACGCCATTTGTTGTATTTAATAGCACGATCAATCGCTCACTCCCCCTCACGCATAGTCTTTGTATATCAAAACAAGACAGATATAGTCATTTATTTTCTGAAAATTAATTAACTTTATTGATGTATACCCTGGAACAAAGCACTCAGCATACACAAAAACTTCTTGAATTTAATTTGAAAATTTCCAGGTTTCAGATACTGCATTATTCTTCTCTAATACTCACATTGATCCTAAAACTGCCatttttgtctctctctctctctctctctcacagctAGCAGTACGAAGGACGGCACCGTGGCCGCGTCTCTTCTCTCACACCGGCAGCTCAAGCAGCAGGCCGATGTGGCCGCACTCGGCGCCCGAGCTGCTGGCCGCGTCGGAGCGCGCCGGCGGCGACCTCAGCACGCGCGTTGACGGCCCAAACCCGAGCGTCAGCTCCAGTCCAATTTCGTCGTCGTCTTCCCGGGCCAGCTGCGGCACTGGGGGGTTCTGCTCTGCTTGGCTGACGTGCGAGGCCGCCTCAGCCTCGGTGTCCCCCGACTCTCCCATCACCTGCTTGGctgccactgccactgccactgccactgccactgccacGCCGTCGTCTTCGACGTGGTCGTGGCTGCCGGCCGACTCGCCATGGCTCGGCACGCGCTCGAGGTCAGCGTCGTGCTCGCCGCGCTTGGCGCCGGAGGAGATCCTGGGTTTGTCCGTCGAAGAGGAGGGCGCGCGCTTGAACATGGTGCGCCCAGCGCGCGAGACGCCGAGCGGGCCGGGGGCTTGTGCAGGCGCAGGGACGACATTGGGCCTGGGCACATGGCGGCGGACGTCGAACGCCGCCACGAAGCCGGGATGCCTGACGGCCCCGGACGGGACGGGGATGCGGCGGCCCTCGAACACGGCCTGGACGGCGTCCTGGCACGCCTCCCACTGGCCCGTCGTGAAGAGCCCGGTGGCGCCGTAGACGGGGTTGGCCACCCGGCCGCACGCCTCGTAGAGCAGCGAGCGGAAGAGCGCCGGGCGGAGGGCGGGGTCGGTGCCGGCGGCGAGGAGGTTGAGCAGCCCCGCGCGGCCGTAGAACTTGGCGAGGAAGACGGTGGCGTTGGCCTGCGCGTCGGCGCCCCGGATCCAGGTGAGGCAGGGGCGGATGGTGCAGTCGTCGGCGCAGCCCTTGCGCAGGGCCCGGCAGCCGTTGCAGCTCGCCCGCATCGTCGGTCGGCCTTGTTTCTTTCCTCCCGTCGGTCGGTGGAGGTGGTTCTATGTTCCTGCTCCGGTGaagtggtggtggtgatggtggcgtgGGACGGCGGAGAGGGCAGGAGGGTTTTATAGGTGTGTTGGCCCATGGTTTTGGGAGGGTGGGTTCGGCGCCGCTGCCAAAACAATGGGAGATCGATCATGCCGGTGCTGTGCTCACCCGGGGGTTCCACAAAAGGAAGGAAGAAAGAAACGGATGCGGCTATTATGCACCTGATCTCTGTGAGCCCAAGTGTGAAGAGTAAAATcgttttaaaaaatttaaaaatctaTTTTCTTTTGTGGTTCAAAATGCTCATGTGCGTGATGTCCCTGCAAAATTCGGTGAGCATACTGTACCACCAAATAATCAGGTTTTTCTATTTCTGCTTTTTTTTTCTTGTTCACTTGGTGAGTTCGGGCTTAGTTCACACCTCATCCAAAAGTGCCAGTCTTCTATGTTAGGAAGGGGGTATTTCAAAAAcatagtttttttttgcggggtggaAAACATAGTTACTGCATTCAGTTTTCAACCAAATTGAATTTTCAGAAAGAAATGGATTTTAGCTGAGAAACAATAGGCGCGAAGGAGCTTTCGGTGGAGTATCTTTCCGGGGTGCCGCCGCGGTTTTCTTGGAGTGCCGTGTGCGCATTGTATGGTAGGGGACATCCCGGCCGACCCGGGAGGGAGGGATATGGTGAAGACAGGCAGGTTGTGTGTCTGACACGAAGAGCGCAGGCACCGGGCATCAACCTCTACCTTTTCGGCAACAATCCACACCACTTACCCGAGCATGTCAAGGTGGTATCCTTTTTTAATATTTAATAATTGCAATTGAGTTTAAAAAAATTATCGTGCTTCATAAAATTATTGTGTTTTAAATAATGTTCACAAATACTTTAAAAGTTagtgtttttgaaaaaaaatccaaaaacagTTTCACCTTTTAGAAAGCATGTTctcaatttttttaaatattcacCTTTTCTAAAACTAAATAAAGAACCGACTGAAAAAATATGCTCGCTATACTATCCAAGTCAAGGCTACACAATATTTGGTCAAGTCACTGCAGTACCCCGGGTTGCAAACTGAATGTTCCACAATATTCGAAC
Proteins encoded:
- the LOC123100636 gene encoding UPF0548 protein At2g17695: MAWGGLFLSLSRPTPEQQKSCLAAAGGFNYDADLHGATHPKSPAALTTSEDTDRALADRGFSVNRSRVLVGSGADAFGHAKSALLSWKHLALGWAEAEPGTPVKIGVRFCICYKEVVPWVMFPLQIAYVTDDNYDGGKREKGGGGGVFAFGSGTLQGHLLAGEERFSVEVDAEERVWYEVVSFSKPAHPLSALCYPYVRLRQRHFARESGKAVLRHVAAACSTTTPRTQ
- the LOC123100637 gene encoding LOB domain-containing protein 42-like, which gives rise to MRASCNGCRALRKGCADDCTIRPCLTWIRGADAQANATVFLAKFYGRAGLLNLLAAGTDPALRPALFRSLLYEACGRVANPVYGATGLFTTGQWEACQDAVQAVFEGRRIPVPSGAVRHPGFVAAFDVRRHVPRPNVVPAPAQAPGPLGVSRAGRTMFKRAPSSSTDKPRISSGAKRGEHDADLERVPSHGESAGSHDHVEDDGVAVAVAVAVAVAAKQVMGESGDTEAEAASHVSQAEQNPPVPQLAREDDDEIGLELTLGFGPSTRVLRSPPARSDAASSSGAECGHIGLLLELPV